A part of Arachis hypogaea cultivar Tifrunner chromosome 12, arahy.Tifrunner.gnm2.J5K5, whole genome shotgun sequence genomic DNA contains:
- the LOC112730635 gene encoding aspartic proteinase nepenthesin-2-like — MAPLVKMMILTFFLIALSSKLSPLPRHSLPPPPPSPSDGLSLELIPPHSPKSPFYKKTHHSSLGIVNPLISPSKQGGMLISVGIGTGDDGTAPYKSYLLRLDTGTDLTWIQCEECNIEDENHRCYSQRGEPYPNSKSGSYRPVPKSHPFCLPGDYDEERGRCTYSIQNFEYGLNSSGVLAADTFTFPSPTGTARVNNIGFGCGYKNYNPSASHDYEVTGVFGMSRGFRSFLRQYQYERFSYCLAPYVKNENPPQTYLRFGSEVRPPPTYFQTLDLLMLGSNKYYYYVELEDLGVNSQRLRIDRTKFGNQPLLLDTGFPGSYFLNAVHEELVGKLDSILITAAGEFSKIIRDDSSICYKRMRKPPQGFTPNIPSVNYFFKGGAHLNLPPQNVFERMEVTESTTRRVREWFYLNIFSSQIKNILGAYQQTDFKFIFE; from the coding sequence ATGGCACCGTTAGTGAAGATGATGATCTTGACTTTCTTCCTTATAGCGTTGTCGTCAAAGTTATCACCCCTCCCACGCCACAGccttcctccaccaccaccatcaccaagTGATGGCTTGTCCCTCGAGCTCATCCCGCCCCATTCCCCAAAATCTCCATTTTACAAAAAGACCCATCATTCCTCCTTAGGCATAGTAAATCCCCTCATTTCCCCTTCCAAACAAGGCGGCATGTTAATTAGCGTTGGTATTGGCACCGGGGACGATGGTACTGCCCCTTACAAATCTTACCTTTTGAGGCTGGACACTGGAACCGACCTAACATGGATCCAGTGTGAGGAGTGTAACATTGAAGATGAAAACCACAGGTGCTATAGCCAAAGAGGTGAACCATATCCAAATAGCAAGTCAGGAAGCTACCGACCTGTGCCTAAAAGCCACCCCTTCTGCCTTCCGGGAGACTACGACGAGGAAAGAGGCCGTTGCACATATTCGATCCAGAACTTTGAATATGGCCTCAACAGCTCAGGCGTGCTTGCCGCTGATACGTTCACATTCCCCTCACCAACGGGTACTGCGCGGGTGAACAATATTGGCTTTGGGTGTGGTTATAAGAACTATAACCCAAGCGCCAGTCATGATTATGAAGTAACAGGGGTTTTTGGCATGAGCCGTGGGTTTCGTTCTTTTCTCAGGCAATATCAATATGAGAGGTTTTCTTATTGCCTGGCTCCCTATGTGAAAAACGAAAACCCTCCCCAAACCTACCTGAGGTTTGGCTCAGAAGTGAGGCCGCCGCCAACATACTTCCAGACGCTGGATCTTCTCATGCTTGGGTCAAACAAATATTACTATTATGTGGAGTTGGAAGACCTCGGGGTAAACAGCCAGAGGCTTCGGATTGATCGGACCAAGTTTGGAAATCAGCCGTTACTTCTTGACACTGGCTTTCCCGGTTCATATTTTCTGAACGCTGTCCATGAAGAACTTGTGGGTAAACTAGACAGCATTTTAATTACTGCAGCTGGGGAGTTCAGTAAGATTATCCGTGATGACAGCAGCATTTGCTATAAGAGAATGAGGAAGCCACCACAAGGATTTACTCCCAACATACCAAGTGTCAATTACTTTTTCAAGGGAGGTGCTCATCTCAATTTGCCTCCTCAGAATGTTTTTGAAAGGATGGAAGTAACTGAAAGCACGACAAGGAGAGTCAGAGAATGGTTCTATTTGAACATTTTCTCAAGCCAGATCAAAAACATCTTAGGTGCCTACCAACAAACTGACTTCAAGTTTATTTTTGAGTAA